A window of Psychroflexus sp. ALD_RP9 contains these coding sequences:
- the alaS gene encoding alanine--tRNA ligase, whose amino-acid sequence MKSQQLRDKFLNFFTSKSHQIVPSAPIVLKDDPSLMFTNAGMNQFKEYFLGNSKPKSTKIADSQKCLRVSGKHNDLEEVGKDTYHHTMFEMLGNWSIGDYFKNEAISWAWEFLTEVLKIDKNSLYVTIFEGDKVDGIAKDTEAFEIWKQFVPDNRILLGNKKDNFWEMGDQGPCGPASEIHVDIRTDAEKAKKPGHELVNQDHPQVVEIWNLVFIQFNRLANGKLVELPAKHIDTGMGFERLAMVMQGVQSNYDTDVFTPIISEIETISGFSYGKTEDVDIAIRVIADHVRAVAFAIADGQLPSNNGAGYVIRRILRRAIRYGFTFLKMKEAFIYKLVDVLSKQMGKAFPEIIKQKQLCQNVIREEEHSFLRTLDQGLTLLDQIMQQSSTKIISGKKAFELYDTFGFPIDLTALILEENDFKLNQNEFNAELEKQKSRSRKAAETSTEDWEVIREDDSEEFIGYDYLETSVKIVKYRKVTSKKDGALFQLVFNLTPFYPEGGGQVGDKGYLESPSGDVTYIIDTKKENNLIIHITKSLPKNINATFNAVVDANQRQRAAANHTATHLLHQALRHVLGDHVEQKGSMVHSGSLRFDFSHFSKVSRDELVEVEAFVNARIQEQLNLVEKRNIPYDQAISEGAIALFGEKYGDTVRTIQFGQSTELCGGTHVKNTSELWSFKITSESSVASGIRRIEAITADAVKSYLDDKAQKLAQIEALLNQPKDVSKAIDKLLSESAQLQKENEQLKAEKAKYIKSELKSQIKPINGINSLIAQVDLDAGSMKDLAFQFGGEFDDLVVILASKYNNKALLTCYISKSIVSEELNAGKIVRELGKFIQGGGGGQAFFATAGGKKPEGIPDALEAAKTLL is encoded by the coding sequence ATGAAATCCCAACAATTACGCGATAAATTTTTAAACTTTTTTACCTCGAAATCACATCAAATTGTTCCATCAGCTCCCATTGTTCTTAAGGATGATCCAAGCTTAATGTTTACTAATGCTGGTATGAATCAGTTTAAAGAGTATTTTCTTGGTAATTCTAAACCAAAAAGCACTAAAATTGCCGATTCACAGAAGTGTTTACGAGTTAGTGGCAAACACAATGATTTAGAAGAGGTAGGAAAAGACACCTACCACCATACTATGTTTGAAATGCTCGGGAATTGGAGTATTGGCGATTATTTTAAAAATGAAGCTATCTCTTGGGCTTGGGAATTTTTAACTGAAGTGCTAAAAATTGATAAAAACAGTCTTTACGTTACAATTTTTGAAGGCGATAAGGTTGATGGCATAGCAAAAGATACTGAAGCCTTCGAAATTTGGAAACAATTTGTTCCTGATAACCGAATTTTACTTGGCAATAAAAAAGATAATTTTTGGGAAATGGGTGATCAAGGTCCTTGTGGCCCAGCTTCTGAAATTCATGTTGATATTAGAACCGATGCTGAAAAAGCCAAAAAACCTGGTCACGAATTAGTTAATCAAGATCATCCACAAGTTGTTGAGATATGGAATTTGGTATTCATTCAGTTTAACCGTTTAGCTAATGGAAAATTAGTTGAGTTACCCGCAAAACATATCGATACTGGCATGGGTTTTGAACGTTTAGCGATGGTCATGCAAGGTGTACAATCTAATTATGATACAGATGTTTTTACACCAATTATCTCTGAAATTGAAACGATTTCAGGTTTTAGTTATGGTAAAACTGAAGATGTAGATATTGCAATTCGTGTAATAGCCGATCATGTAAGAGCAGTTGCCTTTGCTATTGCAGATGGTCAATTACCAAGTAATAATGGCGCAGGTTATGTGATTAGGCGAATTTTACGTCGTGCGATTAGGTATGGTTTTACATTTTTAAAGATGAAAGAAGCCTTTATCTACAAATTAGTTGATGTGCTAAGTAAGCAAATGGGTAAAGCATTTCCTGAAATTATAAAGCAAAAACAACTTTGCCAAAATGTAATTAGAGAAGAAGAACACTCGTTTTTAAGGACATTAGATCAAGGCTTAACATTGTTAGACCAAATCATGCAGCAAAGTTCAACTAAAATTATCTCAGGCAAAAAAGCTTTTGAATTATACGATACTTTTGGTTTTCCTATCGATTTAACCGCATTGATTTTAGAAGAAAACGATTTCAAATTAAATCAAAATGAATTTAATGCAGAACTCGAAAAACAAAAATCACGATCTAGAAAAGCGGCCGAAACTTCAACTGAGGATTGGGAAGTTATAAGAGAAGATGATTCTGAAGAGTTTATAGGTTACGACTATTTAGAAACATCGGTTAAAATCGTTAAATACCGAAAAGTTACTTCAAAAAAAGATGGAGCGCTTTTTCAACTAGTCTTTAATTTAACGCCTTTTTATCCAGAAGGCGGTGGCCAAGTTGGAGATAAAGGTTATTTAGAGTCGCCTTCAGGTGATGTTACATACATCATAGACACAAAAAAAGAGAATAATTTAATTATTCACATTACTAAGAGTTTACCTAAAAATATCAATGCTACTTTTAATGCAGTTGTAGATGCTAATCAGCGACAACGTGCTGCTGCAAACCATACAGCAACCCATTTATTGCATCAAGCTTTGCGTCACGTTTTAGGTGATCATGTTGAGCAAAAAGGCTCTATGGTGCATTCGGGAAGTTTAAGGTTTGATTTTTCGCATTTTTCTAAAGTCAGTCGTGACGAGTTAGTTGAAGTTGAAGCCTTCGTCAACGCTAGAATTCAGGAACAACTCAACTTAGTAGAAAAAAGAAATATACCTTATGATCAGGCTATAAGTGAAGGTGCAATTGCATTATTTGGCGAAAAATATGGTGATACGGTAAGAACCATCCAATTTGGACAATCAACGGAATTATGTGGTGGGACTCACGTTAAAAATACAAGTGAGTTATGGAGTTTTAAAATTACTAGTGAAAGCTCAGTAGCATCCGGAATTAGACGAATTGAAGCCATTACAGCAGATGCTGTTAAATCTTACCTTGATGATAAAGCTCAAAAATTAGCTCAGATAGAAGCCTTACTTAATCAGCCTAAAGATGTTTCAAAGGCTATTGATAAGCTTTTAAGCGAATCTGCACAACTACAAAAAGAAAACGAGCAATTAAAAGCAGAAAAAGCAAAATATATTAAAAGTGAACTAAAATCTCAAATTAAACCAATTAACGGTATAAACAGTTTAATAGCTCAAGTTGATCTTGATGCTGGTTCCATGAAAGATTTAGCGTTTCAATTTGGTGGAGAGTTTGATGACTTAGTAGTAATCTTAGCTTCAAAATATAATAATAAAGCCTTGCTGACTTGCTATATTTCTAAATCTATTGTTTCAGAAGAATTAAATGCAGGTAAAATAGTCCGTGAACTAGGTAAGTTTATTCAAGGTGGCGGTGGCGGACAGGCCTTTTTTGCAACCGCAGGCGGTAAAAAACCAGAAGGAATTCCTGATGCACTTGAAGCGGCTAAAACGCTACTGTAA
- a CDS encoding M23 family metallopeptidase: MSKVKYYYDSETLSYRKIEAKKSKKFAVVLTFLLGIVVSSFLLLMLYLNIPGIETPKERKYKREITQMKLQYELLDKKMNNVVEVLEDIEQRDNKIYRVFFEANPLTSEQRQSGFGGINRYENLENFENSELIISTSKKLDVLTKRLAIQSQSLDEIVQLAKNKEALLEAIPAIQPVKNDDLKRTASGYGMRYHPIYKYRKMHNGMDFSAPQGTEVFATGNAKVKKARLTSGFGNLIILDHGFGYETYYAHLKDIKVRRGQTVKRGEIIGTVGNTGVSTGPHLHYEVRKDGRPTNPMNFYHGDLTPEEYDIMFNMSTLENQSLD, encoded by the coding sequence ATGAGTAAAGTAAAATATTACTACGATAGCGAAACCTTATCATATCGCAAAATCGAAGCTAAGAAAAGTAAGAAATTTGCTGTAGTACTCACATTTTTACTCGGTATTGTTGTTTCGAGTTTTTTACTTTTAATGCTTTACCTAAATATTCCTGGTATTGAAACTCCTAAAGAGCGAAAATACAAACGCGAGATTACACAAATGAAGCTTCAATATGAATTGTTGGATAAAAAAATGAATAATGTTGTTGAAGTTTTAGAGGATATTGAACAACGAGATAATAAAATATACCGCGTTTTTTTTGAAGCTAATCCCTTAACTTCAGAACAACGTCAATCTGGTTTTGGAGGAATTAACCGCTATGAAAATCTTGAAAATTTTGAAAATTCTGAACTGATCATATCAACCTCAAAAAAACTAGATGTTCTAACCAAACGCCTAGCTATTCAGTCACAATCTTTAGATGAAATTGTACAACTTGCTAAAAATAAAGAAGCATTACTTGAAGCTATACCAGCCATTCAACCTGTTAAGAATGATGACTTAAAACGTACAGCTTCGGGTTATGGTATGCGATATCATCCGATTTACAAGTATCGTAAAATGCATAATGGCATGGATTTTTCAGCTCCGCAAGGTACTGAAGTTTTTGCTACGGGAAATGCAAAGGTTAAAAAAGCTCGTTTAACATCTGGTTTTGGAAATCTCATAATTCTAGACCACGGCTTTGGTTACGAAACTTATTATGCCCATTTAAAAGACATAAAGGTACGGCGAGGCCAAACCGTTAAACGTGGTGAGATTATTGGCACGGTTGGCAACACAGGCGTTTCTACAGGACCACATTTGCACTATGAAGTTAGAAAAGACGGCCGACCAACTAACCCTATGAATTTTTATCATGGCGACTTAACGCCTGAAGAATATGACATCATGTTTAACATGTCTACACTTGAAAATCAATCTTTAGATTAA
- a CDS encoding TPM domain-containing protein: MHFKSTKNLLVLVVFTLITAIGFAQYTIPEIPKTETAVYDKADILDQDEELALTRKLISYADTTSTQIVFVSIKSLQGENINLLAAEWAEKWNIGQQKNDNGLIILMSENDREISIQNGYGLEPYLTDLTTSTIINQIIIPEFKKANYYKGLDQGTSAIFEVLAGKFDPQSIKSKNSDVSWSFLIFPILIVIVIFIIASRRKNNGGGSGGRRSGSPDLFDILVLSSLGRGGFGGGSFGSGSSSGGFGGGFSGGFGGGSFGGGGASGSW, translated from the coding sequence ATGCATTTTAAATCAACAAAAAATCTACTTGTATTAGTCGTCTTTACACTAATTACAGCAATTGGTTTTGCTCAATATACAATTCCAGAAATACCAAAGACTGAAACTGCGGTTTATGATAAAGCTGATATCCTTGACCAAGATGAAGAACTAGCGTTAACTAGAAAGTTAATTAGTTATGCTGACACAACATCAACACAAATTGTTTTTGTAAGTATAAAAAGTCTTCAAGGTGAAAACATTAACCTCTTAGCAGCCGAATGGGCAGAAAAATGGAACATTGGTCAACAAAAAAATGATAATGGTTTGATTATTTTGATGTCTGAAAATGATCGTGAAATAAGCATTCAAAACGGGTATGGCTTAGAACCTTACTTAACTGATTTAACAACTAGTACAATCATTAATCAAATTATTATTCCTGAATTTAAAAAAGCAAATTACTATAAAGGTTTAGACCAAGGAACCTCAGCCATCTTTGAAGTTTTAGCAGGAAAATTTGATCCTCAAAGCATTAAAAGTAAAAATAGTGACGTTTCATGGTCGTTTCTAATCTTTCCCATCTTAATTGTGATTGTCATTTTTATTATTGCATCACGTCGTAAAAACAATGGTGGTGGCTCAGGTGGTAGACGTTCAGGCTCACCCGATTTGTTTGATATATTAGTTTTAAGTAGTCTTGGTCGGGGTGGCTTTGGCGGCGGAAGTTTTGGCAGCGGTTCATCTTCAGGTGGTTTTGGTGGCGGATTTAGTGGTGGCTTTGGTGGCGGAAGCTTTGGTGGTGGTGGCGCTAGCGGTAGCTGGTAA
- a CDS encoding LemA family protein → MKKWLIPVVIIVLVAIGLYSWTKGFNNTAVTLQEDAKTKWSNVESAYQRRSDLIGNLVKTVQGAADFEKSTLTEVIEARAKATSVNIDAGNLNASQIQNFSKAQSGLTSALSKLLVSVERYPDLKSNQNFMNLQNQLEGTENRINIERNKFNETVGSYNKHIKIFPNSIFAGWFGFEEMTRYKADEGAQNAPDVEFDFNQ, encoded by the coding sequence ATGAAAAAGTGGCTAATCCCCGTAGTTATAATTGTTCTAGTAGCAATTGGACTTTACAGCTGGACAAAAGGTTTTAATAATACAGCTGTAACTTTACAAGAAGATGCTAAAACCAAATGGAGTAATGTAGAAAGCGCCTACCAACGTAGAAGTGACTTAATCGGAAATTTAGTAAAAACAGTTCAAGGTGCTGCTGATTTTGAAAAGAGTACGCTAACTGAAGTTATTGAAGCTAGAGCTAAGGCAACTTCTGTAAATATTGATGCGGGTAATTTAAATGCTTCTCAAATTCAAAATTTTAGCAAAGCTCAAAGCGGATTAACTTCAGCATTATCTAAACTTTTAGTAAGTGTAGAGCGGTACCCGGATTTAAAATCGAATCAAAACTTTATGAATCTTCAAAACCAGCTTGAAGGTACAGAAAACCGTATAAATATAGAACGTAATAAATTTAATGAAACTGTAGGCAGCTATAACAAACACATTAAAATATTTCCTAACAGTATTTTTGCTGGCTGGTTTGGTTTTGAAGAAATGACACGTTATAAAGCCGATGAAGGCGCTCAAAATGCACCTGATGTTGAATTTGATTTTAACCAATAA
- a CDS encoding TPM domain-containing protein, with protein sequence MSDLSAYISKKEEKLIVNAIKTAEKNTSGEIRVHIEKKCPADDAFDRALEVFEKLDMHKTELQNGVLLYVAIEDHKFVICGDKGINDVVPKNFWESTKDIVISNFKIGNYCKGLVDGILKAGEELKAHFPYQSDDENELSDQISKA encoded by the coding sequence ATGAGTGATTTATCTGCATACATCTCAAAAAAAGAAGAAAAATTAATTGTTAATGCCATAAAAACAGCAGAAAAAAATACTTCAGGTGAAATTCGCGTTCATATAGAAAAAAAATGTCCTGCTGATGATGCTTTTGATCGAGCTTTAGAAGTATTCGAAAAGCTAGACATGCATAAAACTGAATTGCAGAATGGTGTTTTACTTTACGTCGCCATCGAAGATCATAAATTTGTTATATGCGGTGATAAAGGTATTAATGATGTTGTTCCAAAAAATTTTTGGGAAAGCACTAAAGATATAGTAATTAGCAACTTTAAAATAGGAAATTACTGTAAAGGTCTAGTAGACGGTATCTTAAAAGCTGGAGAAGAACTTAAAGCACATTTTCCTTACCAATCTGACGATGAAAATGAACTCTCAGATCAAATTTCAAAAGCTTAG
- a CDS encoding GSCFA domain-containing protein — MKFFSEVNLPTSVYKLDYSSKILLLGSCFSTHIYDQLTYYQFQAKANPFGVLFHPKAILKSIEFALGHRKDFELIEHDGIYHSFLAHSSLSASTQKELIFNLEASAEVLRQAVHNSNLIFISLGTAWFYSRQINSAFVANCHKIPSKQFTKQLSTVGDLKEELRALTGLIKSVNTSCNLVFTVSPVKHLKDGLVENSRSKAHLIAALHEFIDESEHDLMYFPSFELLVDELRDYRFYNADLAHPSSSAIKFIWEKFKSVYINQSTLEIMNQVEVVQKGLHHKAFNPQSEAHQKFMANLEVKISKLKQRFPHMNFINN, encoded by the coding sequence ATGAAGTTTTTTAGTGAAGTTAATCTACCAACATCAGTTTATAAGCTTGATTATTCAAGCAAAATTCTATTATTAGGGTCTTGCTTTTCAACACATATTTACGATCAATTAACTTACTATCAATTTCAGGCTAAAGCCAATCCTTTTGGTGTACTTTTTCATCCCAAGGCTATTTTAAAATCCATTGAATTTGCTCTAGGACATCGTAAAGATTTTGAATTGATTGAACATGATGGCATTTACCATTCTTTTTTGGCACATTCTTCGCTATCAGCTTCAACCCAAAAGGAGTTAATTTTTAACTTAGAAGCTTCAGCTGAAGTTCTTCGTCAAGCAGTTCATAATTCTAATTTAATATTTATAAGTTTAGGAACGGCTTGGTTTTATTCTCGACAAATAAATTCAGCTTTTGTCGCTAATTGCCATAAAATACCATCAAAGCAATTTACAAAGCAGTTAAGCACAGTTGGCGATTTAAAAGAAGAGCTTAGAGCATTAACAGGTTTAATAAAAAGTGTAAATACCAGCTGCAATCTTGTTTTTACGGTTTCACCAGTCAAGCACCTTAAAGATGGTCTAGTCGAAAACTCCAGGAGCAAAGCTCATCTAATTGCTGCTTTACATGAGTTTATAGATGAGTCTGAACATGATTTAATGTATTTCCCGTCTTTTGAATTATTGGTAGATGAGTTGCGTGATTATCGGTTTTACAATGCAGATTTGGCACATCCTAGTTCTTCAGCAATTAAATTTATTTGGGAAAAATTTAAGTCGGTCTATATCAATCAATCTACTCTAGAGATCATGAATCAAGTTGAAGTAGTTCAAAAAGGACTTCATCATAAAGCTTTTAATCCTCAAAGTGAAGCTCATCAAAAATTTATGGCTAATTTAGAAGTGAAAATTAGTAAATTAAAGCAAAGATTTCCTCATATGAATTTTATTAATAATTAA
- a CDS encoding TetR/AcrR family transcriptional regulator, whose product MTRRDEIIKQAGLLFSLKGYSAVSMRDIAKSLDIKAASLYNHLPSKQAILEAIVLNLANTFVNHIHDVNQNPSFSTRQKLSEIIQQHIDLSLHQPESVAVLNTEWIHLNGEALDKFKAKRFRYEQELREIIKYGIQEQSITKRDPEVILFSILSTLRTLNLWVAKRKHLTVEDLKADLETILLYGIIRQSDS is encoded by the coding sequence ATGACAAGACGAGATGAAATTATTAAACAGGCAGGACTTTTATTTAGCCTAAAAGGTTACTCGGCTGTAAGTATGCGTGACATTGCCAAGTCACTTGATATCAAAGCCGCAAGTTTGTATAATCATTTACCATCTAAACAAGCTATCTTAGAAGCGATTGTCTTAAATCTGGCCAATACATTTGTAAATCATATTCATGATGTTAATCAAAATCCTAGTTTTTCAACAAGACAAAAATTATCTGAAATTATTCAGCAACATATCGATTTAAGTTTGCATCAACCTGAAAGCGTAGCTGTTTTAAATACAGAATGGATTCATTTAAATGGTGAAGCTTTAGATAAATTTAAAGCTAAGCGATTTAGATATGAACAAGAGCTAAGAGAAATAATAAAATATGGTATTCAAGAGCAATCAATTACCAAACGCGACCCTGAAGTCATACTATTTTCAATTTTATCAACACTTAGAACGCTTAATTTATGGGTCGCTAAACGCAAACACCTCACAGTAGAAGACTTAAAAGCTGACCTAGAAACTATTTTGCTTTATGGCATAATAAGACAAAGTGATTCCTAA
- the paaC gene encoding 1,2-phenylacetyl-CoA epoxidase subunit PaaC, with amino-acid sequence MTNQNLIKYIYGIADNALILGQRLSELCGHGPTLETDIAMTNIALDLLGQTRSYYQYIAELSKEDITEDDVAFLRKEREYLNVLLVEQPNTDFAHVITRQYFFDEFHFRLLEQLQESQNVNLQAIAKKSIKEVAYHRQFSSDWVKRLGDGTEVSHEKMQLAVSNLWPYTNELFMTTKDDVAAINSNHGVDVNGLKNNYFNKVAEVLNEATLKVPDLDYFQKGGKKGIHTEHMGFILSDLQYMQRTYPNMKW; translated from the coding sequence ATGACAAATCAAAATTTAATAAAATATATTTATGGTATTGCCGATAATGCCTTAATTCTAGGGCAACGACTTTCAGAGTTATGTGGTCATGGTCCAACTTTAGAAACAGATATTGCAATGACTAATATTGCATTAGACTTACTCGGTCAAACACGCAGCTATTATCAATACATCGCAGAGCTCTCAAAAGAAGATATTACCGAAGACGATGTAGCATTTCTAAGAAAAGAAAGAGAATATCTAAATGTTTTACTTGTTGAACAGCCAAATACAGATTTTGCACATGTGATTACTAGGCAATACTTTTTTGATGAATTTCATTTTAGACTCTTAGAACAATTACAGGAATCACAAAATGTAAATTTACAAGCCATTGCTAAAAAAAGTATTAAAGAAGTTGCCTATCATAGACAGTTTTCTAGCGATTGGGTTAAACGCTTAGGTGACGGCACTGAAGTAAGTCACGAAAAAATGCAATTAGCAGTGAGCAATTTATGGCCTTATACCAATGAATTATTCATGACAACTAAAGATGATGTGGCTGCAATCAATTCTAATCACGGTGTAGATGTTAATGGTTTAAAAAACAATTATTTTAATAAAGTCGCTGAAGTATTAAACGAAGCTACCTTAAAAGTTCCTGATTTAGATTACTTCCAAAAAGGAGGTAAAAAAGGCATTCATACAGAACACATGGGTTTTATATTATCTGACCTTCAATACATGCAGCGAACTTACCCTAATATGAAATGGTAA
- a CDS encoding MerR family transcriptional regulator, whose protein sequence is MKLSEQHKLYYTIGEVAKAFKVNTSLIRFWEKEFDDIKPKKNAKGNRRFSHEDLKKLELVYHLVKERGFTLEGAKTHLKEQRQQTLSKFEMISKLKSIKEELTEIKNNL, encoded by the coding sequence ATGAAATTAAGTGAGCAACATAAGTTATACTACACCATTGGTGAGGTAGCAAAAGCATTTAAGGTTAACACTTCTCTGATTCGATTCTGGGAAAAAGAATTTGATGACATCAAGCCAAAAAAAAATGCAAAAGGCAATCGAAGATTTTCTCACGAGGATTTAAAAAAATTAGAACTTGTTTATCACTTAGTTAAAGAACGTGGATTTACACTTGAAGGTGCTAAAACTCATCTTAAAGAGCAAAGACAACAAACCTTATCAAAATTTGAAATGATCAGTAAACTAAAAAGCATAAAAGAAGAATTAACCGAGATAAAAAATAATTTATAA
- the paaB gene encoding 1,2-phenylacetyl-CoA epoxidase subunit PaaB — MKKNWPLWEVFVRSKNGLEHRHFGSLHAADANMALKNARDVYTRRSEGVSIWVVESKNIKASNPEQNGEMFEPAADKAYRHPTFYDLPDNVEHM; from the coding sequence ATGAAAAAAAATTGGCCACTTTGGGAAGTCTTCGTAAGAAGTAAAAATGGTTTAGAGCACCGACATTTTGGTAGCTTACACGCTGCAGATGCAAATATGGCTTTAAAAAATGCCCGTGATGTTTATACAAGAAGAAGTGAAGGCGTAAGTATTTGGGTGGTTGAATCTAAAAATATTAAGGCCTCTAATCCTGAGCAAAATGGTGAAATGTTTGAGCCTGCAGCTGATAAAGCTTATAGGCACCCTACTTTTTATGATTTGCCAGATAACGTTGAACATATGTAG
- the paaA gene encoding 1,2-phenylacetyl-CoA epoxidase subunit PaaA, producing MSQNEIKDLEKIFEEKIARDERIEPKDWMPEKYRKTHIRQISQHAHSEIVGMLPEGNWITRAPSLRRKVALLAKVQDEAGHGLYLYSACETLGVSREELYEQLHTGKAKYSSIFNYPTLTWADIGAIGWLVDGAAIINQVPLCNTSFGPYARAMVRVCKEESFHQRQGYEIMLTLCNGTEEQKEMAQDALNRWWWPSLMMFGPTDEESTHTEQSMKWKLKRKTNDELRQQFIDQTVPQADILGLTIPDEDLKFNNDTGHYEFGEINWDEFWQVVKGHGMCNKERISARKNAWDNGEWVRDAAVAYAEKKSENEIQQAI from the coding sequence ATGAGTCAAAATGAAATTAAAGATTTAGAGAAAATTTTTGAAGAAAAAATTGCAAGAGATGAACGAATAGAGCCAAAAGACTGGATGCCAGAAAAGTATCGCAAAACGCATATTCGCCAAATTTCTCAGCATGCACATTCTGAAATTGTTGGTATGCTACCAGAAGGAAATTGGATTACTAGAGCGCCTTCATTAAGAAGAAAAGTAGCTCTATTAGCTAAGGTTCAAGATGAAGCTGGCCATGGTCTTTATCTTTACTCAGCCTGTGAAACTTTAGGTGTTTCTAGAGAAGAATTATATGAGCAATTACATACAGGTAAGGCAAAATATTCAAGCATATTTAACTACCCAACTTTAACCTGGGCAGATATTGGTGCAATAGGTTGGCTTGTAGATGGCGCTGCAATTATTAACCAAGTGCCGTTATGTAATACATCATTTGGTCCTTACGCACGTGCGATGGTACGTGTGTGCAAAGAAGAAAGTTTTCACCAACGTCAAGGGTACGAAATTATGCTAACGCTCTGTAACGGAACTGAAGAACAAAAAGAAATGGCTCAAGATGCGCTAAACCGTTGGTGGTGGCCTTCTTTAATGATGTTTGGTCCTACAGACGAAGAGTCTACACATACCGAGCAGTCAATGAAGTGGAAGCTTAAAAGAAAAACTAACGACGAATTACGCCAACAATTTATAGACCAAACTGTACCTCAAGCTGACATATTGGGCTTAACAATTCCTGATGAAGATTTGAAATTTAACAATGATACAGGTCATTATGAATTTGGGGAAATTAATTGGGATGAGTTTTGGCAAGTTGTTAAAGGTCATGGTATGTGTAATAAAGAACGAATTTCAGCAAGAAAAAATGCATGGGATAATGGTGAATGGGTAAGAGATGCAGCAGTTGCTTACGCTGAAAAAAAATCAGAAAACGAAATACAACAAGCGATATAA
- the paaE gene encoding 1,2-phenylacetyl-CoA epoxidase subunit PaaE: protein MAKFFPLKVTDVYKETDDCSVVNFEVPQQLKKDFQYHQGQYLTLKQTINGEDVRRSYSLCSSPIENQWKVAVKQIFEGKFSTFINQELKAGDTLEVMPPSGDFGVEVKPKSNNTYVFFAAGSGITPVLSMIKTHLAEEPNSKCQLFYLNKNAKSIIFKEEIEQLRNKFFGRLEIFYFLTREQRDIELFNGRFTPEKIQQLSQTVLDVSSVSECFICGPEQMIFMIRDELVKKGLSKEHIHYELFVTGVSEADKKRAEAAMAKRKDGTKITVLDGGKEFHFEMSKTDDNILDAALTAGADLPFACKGGVCSTCKCKVIQGQVEMKINYALEKEEVDQNYVLSCQAIPTSKDVIVDFDV from the coding sequence ATGGCTAAGTTTTTTCCCTTAAAAGTTACTGATGTTTACAAGGAAACAGATGATTGTTCAGTTGTTAATTTTGAAGTTCCTCAGCAACTGAAAAAGGATTTTCAATATCATCAAGGACAGTACTTGACATTAAAACAAACCATTAATGGCGAAGATGTTAGAAGATCTTATTCATTATGCTCAAGTCCTATAGAAAATCAGTGGAAAGTAGCCGTAAAACAAATTTTTGAAGGTAAATTTTCTACATTTATAAATCAGGAACTTAAAGCCGGAGATACTTTAGAAGTTATGCCACCAAGTGGTGATTTTGGTGTTGAAGTTAAGCCAAAATCAAATAATACTTATGTTTTTTTTGCTGCTGGTTCAGGAATAACACCAGTTTTATCTATGATAAAAACGCATTTAGCAGAAGAACCAAACTCCAAATGTCAGTTGTTTTATTTGAATAAGAATGCAAAATCCATTATATTTAAAGAAGAAATTGAACAACTCAGAAATAAATTTTTCGGTCGGTTAGAAATTTTTTATTTTTTAACACGAGAACAACGTGATATTGAGTTATTTAATGGTCGTTTTACACCCGAGAAAATTCAACAGCTTTCTCAGACAGTTTTAGATGTAAGTTCTGTGAGTGAATGTTTTATATGTGGTCCAGAGCAAATGATTTTTATGATTAGAGATGAGTTAGTAAAAAAAGGTCTATCTAAAGAACACATTCATTACGAGCTTTTTGTGACAGGAGTTTCTGAAGCAGACAAAAAACGCGCTGAAGCCGCTATGGCTAAACGAAAAGATGGAACTAAAATAACGGTTTTAGATGGTGGAAAAGAATTTCACTTCGAAATGTCTAAAACCGATGATAATATACTTGATGCTGCTTTAACAGCAGGAGCAGACTTACCATTTGCGTGCAAAGGTGGTGTATGTAGCACTTGCAAATGTAAAGTTATTCAAGGTCAAGTAGAAATGAAAATTAATTATGCACTTGAAAAAGAAGAGGTTGACCAAAATTACGTATTAAGTTGTCAAGCTATTCCAACATCTAAAGACGTTATCGTCGATTTTGATGTTTAA